From Luteolibacter flavescens:
CTGACATGTCCCTCGTGGACGCAAAGACCCCTGCGGCCGACACCCCGATCGACCCCGCCGTGATGGCCAAGGGTCAGGCCACCTATGCGATGTGCATGGCGTGCCACGGTGCTGCCGGTGAAGGCGGTCCGGTGGGGCCTCCGCTCGCGGAGTCCGAGTGGGTGACGGGCCCGGTTTCCAATCTCATCCGCATCCAGCTCCGCGGCTTGCAGGGCCCGATGCACATCAAGGGCCAGCTCTACACCCCGCTCGCGCCGATGACCCCGATCATCGCCACGCAGGATGACGAGACCATCGCCTCGGTGCTCACCTACATCCGCAACAGCTTCGGCAACAAGGCGGCACCGGTGCTGCCCGAGCAGGTCGAAATGCTCCGCTCCGAAGTCGGCAAGTCCATGCTGACCGAGGCCGACCTGATCAAGCCCTGATCCGACCAGATCTCTTTCCCTTTTTCTCCATGTCTGCCGCTACACCCCAGACTTCCGACGCGATCCGCCGCGCGGAGATCGACCTCTCGCTGCGCCACCCGGTGATGTTCTTCTTCACCAGCGGTGCTGCCTGGTTGGCCGTGGCCATCCTGCTCGGCATCATCTCGTCGGCGAAGGTCCACAGCCCCGGCTTCCTCAGTGACTGGGGATTCCTGAGCTACGGCCGCGTGCAGCCCGCGCACATGAA
This genomic window contains:
- a CDS encoding c-type cytochrome, with product MSSTSDNPLARFSAFFWAVGVFSLFGVIVLALKLFSSDTSEHNPLEEEAAKARYEFRKTTDEAQAAGFAYKEVEKGKTVQVPPHDIFAHLGESLVSQKPAPVKDDAQIVPGSDTQEDRNNQKGPDMSLVDAKTPAADTPIDPAVMAKGQATYAMCMACHGAAGEGGPVGPPLAESEWVTGPVSNLIRIQLRGLQGPMHIKGQLYTPLAPMTPIIATQDDETIASVLTYIRNSFGNKAAPVLPEQVEMLRSEVGKSMLTEADLIKP